TAGGGGACATTTCTATTTCGCTCGCGAGGGGACATTATCACTTCGCTTCAACAGCCAGGCGGGGGTCAACAACAGCCAGGCGGGGGTCAGGCAGGCGTGGGTCAACTGCGGGGGTGCTCGTGCGGGTGCACCGAGCGGTTGGCGCAAACTCTGCGCCAAGCTCGTTCCGGAACGAGTTTATGCAGATACAACATGCGAAACGGCAAAACGATTCCTTCGCGTTCTCTTTTGCCTGGGGGGTCCAATCCGATAACCTATGGCATCTCTCGCTCGCGGTCGTCCTTTGCGATGCCTCCCTGGTGTGCTGGATTCCCGCCAGGCGCACCACGGCGATCAGTCCCGCGGAGGCGCTGCGCACAGAGTAACTCGGGGGTGCCTTGGAGCCCGCCAGGAAAGGAGCAATAAACATGATACCGAGAGCAATGACTCTGAGATCGATGACACGGCGAAGCCTGGTGATGGTCTGCGGCCTCCTGCTGTTCGCAGGGCCGGCGCCCGCGCAGACGGGCGGCGCAGAGGCCGATCCCATCTCCGGGACCTGGATGGATGATGATGGGGGTGGCGCCGGTCTCGAGCTGAAGTTCGACGGCAAGAGCACCGTGTCAGGCACGGTGCTCATCGTCGGTCGAGAACCGGATCAGAATCCGGCGATCGAGACCGGAACGTTCGATGCGAAGACGGGCGCGCTGAAGCTCGAAGGAGAAACCACGGACCCGGATGGCATCACGGTGAAGTACGTCATCGAAGGCACGCTGGAGAAGGACATCCTTGCCGGTACCTTTGCCTTCGGAGAGAGCAAGGGCACGTTCAAGTTTGTGAAGAAGTAGATGGTAGGGCGCGCTCGCCGAGCGCGCCGTGCAGCCAATTCCTCGGGGCAGCCAGGTTCTCACGCTGGCGGCCAGCCACGCGGATCGCGGCCGTATATACGGCGATAGGCCTGCACGAGCGCGGGCGGCGGACGATCCATCGCGTCTTCTCGCGCACTGGCGTTCATCTCGGCGAGCTCAGCGCGGAGACCCGCTATCTCGGCCTCGTGCTCGTGCACCCTTCGCTCGGCGGCGAGCGCTTCAGCGTCCGCCCGCAACGACGAGAAGTCCACCAGGTGGAGCTCGGGAAAGTGATAGATCCAGTCGGCGCCGATTGATCGGAGCCTGGAAAAGATCATTGCGTAGACCGGCGTGAGGTCCGCACGCCCAGCGATCCAGATCGTCCCCATGTAGAACCGCATGCAATCGCCCTCGCGCCATGTGCCGCCGTGCGTGTCACTCAGGTATCTGTCGAGAAAGGCAGAGGCGGCGCGAAACGATCCGATATGCGCGGCGCGTCCGTCACTGATGATGACCTCGTGGTTGTCGGAGAAGACGTCCCACAGACACTGGCCCACCACCTCGGTCACCTCTACATCCTGTTGCACGGGCTGTGCCTGATACTCGCGACCCACCTCGTCCAAGGTTGGCTCTGGCTCGCACGAGTCATCGGCCTTCGGGCCATCGTCATGGGCACTGCGCGCGCGACGCAGTGCCTCGATGTTCCGGTGTATCTGCAAGGTCTCGTCAAACAGGCGTTCGACGGATGGGTGAAAACAGGCCAGCAGCGGTGACCGCTCCCACCCTTCAGGAGCGACTTCTGCGAGCACGTCGGCACCCGCGAGACCGTGCGGAAACAGTCGGTCGAAGAGCGTTCCCAGTTCCGCACCCGCGAGTCGCTCGGTCTGCTTGGTACCCATCGCCCCGTGAATGAATGAAGAAACCGCCAGGCCATTGCCCGGCGCGCCGAAGGATATCGGACGACGATGTCATCGTCCTGCGAGCGAGTCAAGGTGCGGGGAGATCAGGCGGGGGAGACGACTGACCAGTTCTCGAGTGCGAGCCCATCGACGCGTTCGAACTCACCGGTGTTGTTCGTGACCAGGGTGAGGCCGAGGCTGCGTGCGTGCGCTGCAATGAAGAGATCGTTGGCGCCGATCATGGTGCCGCGCTTCTTCAAGTCGGCACGAATGCGCGCGTAGTGCGCTGCAGCCTCGGCAGGGAAGTCCCGTACTTCGACGTGACGAAGGAAAGCCTCGAGGGCGGTCTCATCCTTTGTTCGGCGCGGAGAGATCTCGACGCCAAAAAGCAGCTCAGACTTCGTGATCACCGAGATACAGACATCCGCGATCGGCACTGCCTGCAGCCTGTTCAAGATAGCTTGGCTCGACCGCTTCATGATGTACGAGCACGTGTCCGTGTCCAGCATGTAACGCGCCATCAGTGATCGCGCTCCTGCACAGGCAGATCGTCGACACCCTCCATGAACTCGTCGGAAGCCACCGGGCCGCCCGCGAGGTAGGCATGCCAATCCCGTGGACGGGGCGACAGGATCACATCGTCACCCTCCCGGCGGATGAACACTTCCTGGGTGTCGAACTGGAACTCCTTCGGCAGTCGTACCGCCTGGCTGCGGTTGTTCTTGAAAATCTTTGCGGTTCGTTGCATCCTGTCCTCCAGTCGATGCCGTATACACTAGTATATGCCATCTGCAGACGAACACGGCGGGCTGACGTGACACAGCGCGTGTGGCTGGACCCTTCACGACCAGCTGCGGTTCGAGCTGTAGGTCTTCGCTGCACATGGCACGGCGGAGCCACACGTTGACCACGCGCGCCCGAGGGACCGCTTACTTACGTGGATTCCCGCCCGACGACGGCGGATTCAATGCGTAGGATGCCGGCAATCTTTTGGAGGGTGCTCGCATGATGACCGACGCCGAGGGCGAAATGGTGCGTCGGGCCTTCCGCCACCCAGCGCCTCAGGAACGTCCGGACGTCTGGCCGGAAGAACCCGCGCGTGTTCGTGTTGCCCGTCGGTGGAATCGGGCCGTGCACGCTTTCACCTTCTGCGATGACAAACTTGAAGCGACCGTCACCCGTGATGCCTATGCTCAGCATCGTGATCGGACCCTCTTTGATCTTGAACTCGACACTCGCGCCGGCGCCTGGCTTGCCGTGATACTTCAGCAGACTGCGGAGGACGGGCCTACCTTCGGCGATGTTGATGTGGTGCGGTCCATCGTGACCCACGAGCACGAACCCCTCGTTGAAGTCTATTGGATGGAACTCCGCAAAACTGCCGCCGATGTCCAGCCGATCTTCGATGAGCATGGCGACACACGTCTTGAGGTCCGATTCGCCGCACATGGGGAAGCCCGCCGCCGTCAAAAGGGAGTTCCCCACGATCAGGTTCGTCACCAATCTGCGCGTCAGGCTGTCTTGTTCGCCTTCGTAGTAGTACGCGAGCCCATCCAGCTCGTGCTGGCCCACGAAGCGGTCCAGTGCGACCGCGACCCGCGCGGCAGTATCGAGATCATCGTC
The sequence above is a segment of the Luteitalea sp. genome. Coding sequences within it:
- a CDS encoding PIN domain-containing protein — encoded protein: MARYMLDTDTCSYIMKRSSQAILNRLQAVPIADVCISVITKSELLFGVEISPRRTKDETALEAFLRHVEVRDFPAEAAAHYARIRADLKKRGTMIGANDLFIAAHARSLGLTLVTNNTGEFERVDGLALENWSVVSPA
- a CDS encoding AbrB/MazE/SpoVT family DNA-binding domain-containing protein; amino-acid sequence: MQRTAKIFKNNRSQAVRLPKEFQFDTQEVFIRREGDDVILSPRPRDWHAYLAGGPVASDEFMEGVDDLPVQERDH